From one Solanum stenotomum isolate F172 chromosome 12, ASM1918654v1, whole genome shotgun sequence genomic stretch:
- the LOC125849050 gene encoding accelerated cell death 11 isoform X1, producing the protein MANHAAEEKPLRKMAEAFKDLANTLNSQTLDEAAKMEVAPFSHACTLVSPLFRCLGIAFKFAELDYVAKVGDLAEASKSITTLHTMMDQDIQANCVRKAGSHTRNLLRVKRGLDMVKVLFEEIIAAEGNSLKDPASKAYTQVFAPYHGWAIRKAVSAGMYALPTRQQLMIKLNEDEDSARTQMQNYVASCETVITYIDKLFTSRDLGIDW; encoded by the exons ATGGCGAATCACGCAGCTGAGGAGAAGCCTCTTAGGAAAATGGCGGAAGCCTTTAAAGACCTAGCCAACACTTTGAATTCTCAAACCCTAGATGAAGCTGCTAAGATGGAAGTGGCTCCTTTCTCTCACGCTTGCACTTTGGTCTCTCCTCTATTCCGTTGCCTCGGTATCGCCTTCAAGTTTGCCGAGCTAGATTACGTTGCTAAG GTGGGTGATCTAGCAGAGGCATCAAAGTCTATCACAACGTTGCACACTATGATGGATCAAGATATTCAAGCAAACTGTGTGAGGAAGGCAGGTAGTCATACAAGGAACTTGTTAAGAGTTAAGCGTGGGTTGGATATGGTTAAGGTTTTGTTCGAGGAGATTATAGCCGCAGA GGGGAATTCCTTGAAGGATCCAGCATCAAAAGCATATACACAAGTGTTTGCTCCATACCATGGATGGGCCATCAGGAAAGCTGTGTCTGCAGGAATGTATGCCCTTCCCACCCGGCAACAGCTGATGATCAAACTTAATGAAGATG AAGACTCCGCAAGAACGCAGATGCAAAATTATGTCGCCTCGTGTGAGACTGTCATTACGTACATTGACAAACTCTTCACCTCAAGAGATTTGGGTATTGATTGGTGA
- the LOC125849050 gene encoding accelerated cell death 11 isoform X2 yields MANHAAEEKPLRKMAEAFKDLANTLNSQTLDEAAKMEVAPFSHACTLVSPLFRCLGIAFKFAELDYVAKVGDLAEASKSITTLHTMMDQDIQANCVRKAGSHTRNLLRVKRGLDMVKVLFEEIIAAEGNSLKDPASKAYTQVFAPYHGWAIRKAVSAGMYALPTRQQLMIKLNEDDSARTQMQNYVASCETVITYIDKLFTSRDLGIDW; encoded by the exons ATGGCGAATCACGCAGCTGAGGAGAAGCCTCTTAGGAAAATGGCGGAAGCCTTTAAAGACCTAGCCAACACTTTGAATTCTCAAACCCTAGATGAAGCTGCTAAGATGGAAGTGGCTCCTTTCTCTCACGCTTGCACTTTGGTCTCTCCTCTATTCCGTTGCCTCGGTATCGCCTTCAAGTTTGCCGAGCTAGATTACGTTGCTAAG GTGGGTGATCTAGCAGAGGCATCAAAGTCTATCACAACGTTGCACACTATGATGGATCAAGATATTCAAGCAAACTGTGTGAGGAAGGCAGGTAGTCATACAAGGAACTTGTTAAGAGTTAAGCGTGGGTTGGATATGGTTAAGGTTTTGTTCGAGGAGATTATAGCCGCAGA GGGGAATTCCTTGAAGGATCCAGCATCAAAAGCATATACACAAGTGTTTGCTCCATACCATGGATGGGCCATCAGGAAAGCTGTGTCTGCAGGAATGTATGCCCTTCCCACCCGGCAACAGCTGATGATCAAACTTAATGAAGATG ACTCCGCAAGAACGCAGATGCAAAATTATGTCGCCTCGTGTGAGACTGTCATTACGTACATTGACAAACTCTTCACCTCAAGAGATTTGGGTATTGATTGGTGA